The genomic DNA ATCAGCCGAGTATAACTTACCTAATGGTTATGATCATCAAGAGTGACGACTTTTTTTACACTAAGTTATTAGCGGAGGAGAGGGGTGGTACATAGGTGTTTTATTTCGCTACTACAAAGTCACTGTATATTCCGTTGGTATCAAATACAGCCACCTCAAAAACGTATTGATCTGGGTAAGGTACTTCTGGAATCACTAATTGGGTTTGGGAATTGCCTTGAACAACAATGGTGGTGTAACTGGAATCTTTCACGTGCTTGTAACGAATTTCATAGCCGCCAATTTCGTCGCGGGGCATGGGCTCGCCGTTCGCTCTTTCTATAGGCGCTTGCCAGTACAAGGTGACATCACCCCCATTTGCGCCAAATGCCGAAACATCACACCCCGTTAAGGCTGCTGCCAATAGCAATGTAACAAACAGATTAATGAACGAAACTTTCACTTGATAAAAACCCTATGTCGCTTACCTAAAAAAGATGAACAGAGGTAACAAAAAAACCAGTTACCCTAGGTAAGTATGCACAGTTACCTTGTAATTACTGTGATAATAAGGGATTTAAAGAGGATTGTTGAATTATTTTTCTAAATTGTGACAAGATAAAAACTAAAGATGTGATGCACTGCAGGTTTTTCTGAGTGCATCCTAGAAGGCTTTGTCCAAATTAGTTGGCCATTGCCACAACAAAATCAGAATAAATGCCATCGGTGTCAAAAACCGCTACTTCAAACTGGTAGTCTTCGGCGTTTTCTAAGTCTAAAAAGGTGTATTGATCTTCTAATCCATCAATAACCACGTTGGTGTATGTCTCATCGCTTTCTAGCTTATAACGAATCTCGTATCCACCTACTTCTAGCATGTCCATAGATTGGCCATTCACACGCTCAACCGGAGCAGACCAGTATAAAGTGACAGTGCCTGTTGTATTGGTCGGTGTTTCTTCATCTACTGGTACAGTTGGCTCAGTATCTGGAGTGGTATTAGAGGTAGGGTCAGTTACCGCAACCGTTTCATTGTCTGTTGCAGCATTTCCTTGCGCAGTTAATCCTTCAACTTGGCAGCCTGTTAGTGCAACTGTAAGTAACGTGGCTATTAATGTAAGTTGAGTTTTCATAATGCTTTACCTAGTGGTTCTTCGTTTGATTGATAAAGCTATGGTATGGATTTGTTGCTTTCTAACGTGTGACAGGGTTCAAACCGTACTTTTCATTGCGAATTCACGTCATTTGTCTAAATTTTGACTTTAAATTTAATGGGTAGTGTTGAAAAAATGGCGAATACGGTGTTCGAAGATGGTCATTTTAGGTAGGAAAATTAGAAGTTTGCTTTTTGACGCGATAAAGAGCGAATTTCCTGCAAGGTTTTAGGTCATTAAAGTATTTCCAGCAAATAGAGCAGGCCGCTACACTAGGTGTTCTAAAATAAGAGGGTGGATAGTGCTGTCAGTAAAATATTGACAAAACCAAGCTTGCACTCACCTAAACTAGCTCTACAATGCTGCAACATCAAAATTTATCGCTGTATCAAGTTAGGAGAATGGAATGGACGTCAGTGTCGTCGTATTAGCCGCAGGACAAGGCTCTCGAATGAAATCTTCATTGCCAAAGGTATTGCATACCTTAGCGGGCAAACCTTTATGTGACCATGTGGTTAACACTGCGCGTCAATTTTCAAATGACATCAACATAGTAGTTGGCCACGGTGCAAGCCTTGTAGAGAGCTACTTTGCTGAGCAAGATGTCAAATTTTGTACTCAGGCAGAACAATTAGGTACCGGCCATGCCGTTGCTCAGGCGTTGCCAAATTTACCTAAAACTGGTGTGGTACTTGTATTGTATGGCGATGTTCCGTTGACAAAAGCCGCCACTTTAAAAGCATTAATGGAGCAGGTTTCCGATAAAAGCATGGGATTGCTATCGGTCATAGTTTCCGACCCAACCGGCTATGGCCGCATTGTGCGCGATGAAAATGACAAAGTAAGTGCCATTGTAGAGCACAAAGATGCTAACCAAGTTCAGCTTGCTATTAATGAAGTAAACAGCGGCATTATTGCGGTACCCGCTTGGACGTTACATGAATGGCTACCAAAATTGAGCAATAACAACGCTCAAGGTGAATACTATTTAACAGACCTTATCGAAATGGCTGTGCAGCAAGGCATTGAAGTAAAAACCGTACACCCTGATCACGAAGAAGAAACCTTAGGTGTTAATAATCGCATGCAACTGGCCCAGTTAGAACGCTGGCACCAGCAGCAGCAGGCAGAAGCCTTAATGACCGAAGGTGTAACACTAAGAGACCCTTTGCGGTTGGATATTCGTGGTGTGCTAAATGCTGGGCAAGATTGCATTATAGATGTGAACTGTGTGTTCGAAGGTAAGGTTACCTTAGGTGCAAACGTTCAAATAGGCCCAAACTGCGTGATTAAAAATGCCACCATTGGTGCGGGTACGGTTATTGAAGCCAATACCGTTATAGACGACGCCATTATTGGCGAAAGTGCCAACATTGGTCCGTTTGCGCGTATTCGCCCAGGCACAGAAATGGCCAATGGCACCAAGGTGGGCAACTTTGTTGAAACCAAAAAAGCAAAAATTGGCGAAGGCAGCAAAGTGAATCACTTAAGCTATATTGGCGATACCGAAATAGGCGAGCACTCTAACGTCGGCGCCGGCACCATTACCTGCAATTACGATGGTGTGAATAAATTCAAAACCCAGATTGGTTCAAATGCCTTTGTGGGGTCTAACTCAACCTTAGTTGCGCCTGTTGTCATTGAAAGTGGTGCATTTATTGGTGCGGGTTCTGTAATAACTAAAACGGCCGCGGCCGATCAATTAACAGTAGGGCGTGCGCGTCAAGTGTCGCTAAGTCATTGGCAGAAGCCAACTAAGCAAGCGAAATAAATTTAAATAAGGACATAAAAGTATGTGTGGAATTGTTGGCGCTGTTGCGCAACGTGATGTAGTAGAGATCTTAGTCGAAGGTCTTCGTCGTTTAGAATATCGTGGCTACGATTCAGCCGGTGTGGCCATTATTGATGGTGATCAGTTAAACCGTGTTCGCCGCGTAGGTAAAGTTAGTGAGCTTTCCAATGCCATTGCTGAAACACCTGTTCTAGGCGGTACAGGTATTGCGCACACCCGTTGGGCAACGCACGGCGAGCCGAATGAAAAAAATGCACACCCGCACGTTTCAGGTGAGAACATTGCGGTAGTGCACAATGGTATTATTGAAAACCACGGTCCATTGCGTAAACGATTGCAAGAAGAAGGCTATGTGTTTGCTTCAGATACCGATACCGAAGTGATTGCTCACTTAATTGAATTAGAGCTAAAAACCTCCGATTCATTACTGGAAGCGGTTCAAAAAACACGTAAACAATTAGAAGGTGCCTACGGTACTGTAGTTATCGATCGTCGTGACCCATCACGCATGGTCGTGGCTCGTTCTGGCTCGCCATTGGTTGTTGGTTTAGGCATTGGCGAAAACTTTATTGCGTCTGACCAATTAGCGTTGTTGCCCGTGACACAAAACTTTATGTACCTTGAAGAAGGCGATGTTGCAGAAATTACCCGCCAAACAGTACGCATTGTTGATATCAACGATAAAGAAGTGACCCGTGAAGCTAAAGTCAGTGATGTAACGCACGATGCTGGCGACAAAGGTCCGTTCAAACATTTCATGATGAAAGAAATTCATGAACAGCCCGAAGCCATTACCAATTCTTTAGAAGGCCGCATTACCGAAACAGGCGTTGTTACAGAAACCTTCGGCGCTGGTGCTAATGAATTGTTATCGGGTATTGAGCATGTACAAATTGTGGCCTGTGGTACCTCTTATAACTCAGGTATGGTGGCGCGTTATTGGTTTGAAGAAATTGCCGGTGTTACTTGCCAAGTAGAGATTGCCTCTGAGTACCGTTACCGTACTTCTGTGGTACCCAAAAATGCATTGTTCATTACTTTGTCTCAATCGGGTGAAACCGCCGATACGTTGGCCGCATTAACTAAAGCTAAAACGCAAGGTTACGCTTCAACATTAAGTATTTGTAACGTGCCAGGTTCGAGCTTAGTACGTGAATCTGATTTAGCTTTCATGATGCGCGCCGGTGTAGAAATTGGTGTGGCCTCTAGTAAAGCATTCACCGTGCAGCTGGTGGGTTTAATGTTGTTGGTGTTAAGCATTGCTAAGCACCGTGGCGTAGATGAAGCCATTATTGCCAACATTGTTAAAGGATTGCGTGAATTGCCGGGGCAAATTCAACAATCGCTATCGCTAGAGCCGGTCATTGAAGCCTTGGCAGAAGACTTTGCCGATAAGCACCACGCATTATTCTTAGGCCGTGGTTCGCAATACCCAATCGCAATGGAAGGTGCGTTAAAGCTAAAAGAAATTAGCTACATTCACGCCGAAGCCTACGCCGCAGGTGAACTAAAGCACGGACCGTTAGCACTAATAGACAGCGATATGCCGGTTATTGTGGTTGCACCTAATAACGACCTTCTAGAAAAACTCAGCAGCAATATGGAAGAAGTGCGCGCACGCGGTGGCCAGTTGTATGTATTCGCCGACAAAAACGCTCACTTTGAAGCAGGTGAAGGGCTAAAGCTCATCGAGCTAGATCACATAGACGATGCCTTAGCTCCAATTCTGTATACCATACCGTTGCAGTTACTCAGCTACTACGTCGCCATCATTAAAGGCACCGATGTAGATCAGCCGAGAAACTTAGCGAAATCAGTAACGGTGGAGTAAGTTAAAAAGCTTTTAGCGTCTTCACCCACTTCGCAGTGAAGACGCTTTTCAAACTACGCTAAACCTTCCTTCGTCGCGCAACACCTAACCCTGCTATGCCTTATGCCAGCAAGCCAAACTTGGGTGGTATTTGATTTGTTTCTGGCTTAACACCCATTCGGTAAAAACAGCGTTAATTAATTTGATTCTTTGTTTGCGTACATGTCCTGATCGGCTCGATGGATCACATCAGCTAATCCGTTGTCGGTTTGTTCTAACCAGCCAATACCCATGCTAACACTTAATATAATGGGCTCGACCTCATTGGTTTGAATGGGGTGGTTTCTGAGCTGCTCTAGCAAGCGGTTCCGAATGGCGTCGGCCACGTCTTCGTTTGCATCTGGCAGTAATAATACAAATTCATCGCCCCCCAGCCTAGCGGCTAAATCACCTGCGCGAATGCAATCTAATAAAATAGCTGAAAGCGTTCTTAAGCATTGATCGCCAAAGTGGTGGCCATGCAGGTCATTGATCGGTTTAAACTGATCAACATCAATCATAATTACACCGAGTGATCTTTTGTGTCTTAATGCTTGCTCAACTGATTTTGACCCAACGTCTTCAAACCAGCGTCTGTTGGCTAAATTAGTCAGTGGGTCTGTTCGGGCTTGCTCAGTCAATAGTATTTCAAGTTCTTTGCGTTTGTTCAGCTCTGCAATACGTTGCTGATTTAAATGATAAATTCGAGTGGCGATTACCGTAGAAACAACACTAATGGCTGCCAAGGCAAGCAGTGTGTAGCCCACCCATTTAGGCGCTTGTTCGGCGGGCTGAAACAGAAAGGGTTTTAAATCTTTGGTCTCATTTACTAGACCTGTTGCAGTGAATAGGGTTGCAATATTATTTAAGCGGCTTTGGCTGATATAGCCAATTTCAATCATCTCATCTTCTAATAGGTTATTAATGGTTTGTGCTTCAAATGTAAGCGCGAGCCGAGATTTATCGGTGCTATAGTTTTCTAGAATATCACTGATGACTTCTTCAGAGTTTGCTGCCGCGTATTGCCAGCCTTTTAGCAAGGCTTGTTTCATGGCCACGACAGTCTCAGGGTTTTCATCTGCAAAGGCTCGACTGGTAAATAAAGAGTCGCCGTAGTAATCAATGCCATATTCATTGGGCGAAAATATTTGATAATCGAGACCCACTTGAACAGCTAAAAAAGGCTCGGTCGAGAGATATGAGGTAGAGGCATGAATTTCGGGTGTGCTCCCAGGAATTAAACTGCGAATATTGCCTGTGTGGGGGACTAAATTAATTTTGTTTATGTCGACGCCCTGCGCTAATAAAAAAGCCATCAACTCGTCGGCGTGAACTTCCCCCATTAAGGTTTTGCCTTCTAGGTCTTTGATGGTATTAATGCCAGCTTTGTTGCGGGCCAGAATAGCAAAAGGAGTGTGCTGGAAAATAGCGGCCACCATGACAACAGGTTTACCCTCTAAATAGGCAACCAACAGTGAGGAGTTACCCACACCAAACTCGGCTTGGCCAGCTAAAACCTCGTCTACTGGGTCTAAACTAGGGCCGCCTTCGATTAGGGTAACGTTTAACCCGGCATCTTCAAAATACCCTTGAGATATAGCGGCATAAAAGCCCGCAAACTGATATTGGTGCAGCCATTTTAATTGCACTCGAACATTGGTCAGTGGATCAGCACTTACAACGCCCATTAAAAACAACATACAAAACGATAGTCGTGTTCTTTGCCTCGTAAATAAGCACTGTAAAAATGGGGCGATTAAAAACATTAGCGCCATAAAATAGCGATCCAATAAGGTTAAATCGCAGTATAGCGCAAAATTGGTAAGTTATGATGGGCACAGGGTAGCCAAGGTCTTCATTTTAACAGTGGTCCAATATACATGTACCTAAAATGGTATACAAAATGGTCTAAGCTCTTAAGTATGGGCAGACTAGGGACCGCGCAGCATGGACTTCTTAAGTACAAATTTTATGCCTCATGGGCAATGTTATTTTTGGCAACCAACCTTGTTGTTGTCTCACGTAATGGCCGATTTAGTCATCTCAGCTTCATACTTCTCGATTCCGATCGCTATTTGGATCTTCATTAAAAAGAGACCCGATATTGAGTTTCGGCGAGTGCTGTCTTTGTTTGCAGCTTTTATTTTGTTGTGTGGCATTACGCACCTTTATAACGTTTATGTTGTATGGGTAGGGAGCTATGGTGTTCAAGCCATTTTAAAATCGATGACGGCATTGGTCTCTTTCACGACGGCAATATATATATTTAAACTATTGCCAAATGCCATAGCGTTACCTACGCGAGATGAGTGGGAAGCCATGAAGGTATCGGCAATAGAAAAGCGTTATAAAGACGAATCCGAATCGTTCTTTTCTGTTATTGCCGATAGCCTGCACGATGGCATCGTCGTCTGTGATCGGAAGCTCAAGGTGGTTATGGCAAACGCTGCGGCGAACCGAATTTTCTTAAATGGCCAGGGCAGTTTAGTCGGTCACGAAGTAGCTGAGTTAATTCCCGATTCAGTGCATCATCATGATGCGTTTGCTGAGCAGTTCTTTTCAATGCCACATGAATATCAGCACCCTATGGCTCATGGCCGAACGATTAAAGCAAAATCTTTTGGTGGTGATGAAATTGATATAAGAGTAAAGCTCTCACAGTTTGAGTATTTTGATGAATCAATGGTGGCCGTTTCTGTAGAGCAAAATGAACAGAATGAGTCGAGTGAGCAGAATGAAAAATATCAACGCACGATGCGAGCACTGGCCTCAGTGAGTGATGGTGCTTGGGAATGGAATATAAAGACGGATGAAGTATGGTGGAATGCTAAGCATGCTGAGTTAATTGGGGTTGATGTTAACGCAAAGCCCAGTGTTGAGTTATGGCTCAACCATATCCACATGGAGGATCGTAAACGTGTACTCGAATACATAAATGATTCAATTAAGCGCAGTGGGGACTATCAAATTGAATATTTAGGGTTAACGCCGGAAGGTAATTACAATTGGTTTAGAAGCCGAGGAAAAGTGTACCAATTTAATAATGAGTCGGTGTTTATGTCGGGTATGTTGTCTAACATTCAGCATACGCATCAGCTTCAGGCCGAGTTAGACAATAAAACCGAGTTTTTAAATAGAGTGATCGATTCTACGGTAGCCAATCTGTTTGTATTTAACGTGAATGCCAACAGAATTACCTATGTAAATAAAACGCTGAGTAAAACGCTGGGTTATATTGTTGAAATGCTTGCCCATATTAAAAACCCATTTGAGCTTATTCATCCGCAAGATAGACAACCCCTGAAAATCCATGTTCAAAACGTTTTAAGAAAGCCAGAAGTTAGCCACGAAATAGTGGTAAGAGTACGCCATAAAAATGGCCAATGGGTTTGGTGTTATTGTGAAAATAAAGTCAATGATGTTGATACAACGGGGCGGCCTAATTCATTTTTAGGTGCTTTTATTGATATCAGTGATTTAAAAGAGAAAGAGCAGGCTATTCAAGCGTGGGCCGCCGATTTTTATTCTATTTTTAACCAAGCGGCCGTTGGCATTGCATTAGTGTCGTTAGAGGGAACTTTTAAACGGGTTAATGAAAAGTTATGCGAAATGTGGGGTTATCCTGAAGCGGTTTTGTTGAAAAAGTCGTTTTTAGAAATTACTTACCCAGACGATCTAGAAACAGACTTAAAGCACGTGAATGCCTTGTTAGCCGGTGAATACGATTCTTACACGTTAGAGAAGCGCTACATCTCGGCAGATGGTGCCATCTTTTGGGCATTGCTTACAGTGAAACTAGTGAGAGACAGCGAAGGCAAGGCCTCTCATTTTATATCGGTTATAGAAGATATTGATTCAATGAAAGAAACAGAGCGAGCCCTCAGTGAATCGAATAAAGCTCTAGAGATTTTTGCTTTTACCGCATCACACGATTTACAAGAGCCCTTGAGGAAAATCAAAACCTTTTCAGGTCTGCTCCAGGAGCGACTAAAGGGTAAGTTAGACGAACCCGAGGCCCAGTTTGAGCTAGGGCGTTTATCTGGCGCGGCAAATAGGATGAGTAAACTTATTACCAGTATTCTAGAGCTCTCTAGAGCCTCACAAGTTCAACTCGATATTCAGGAAACGAGCCTTAGCGAGTTATTTTTGTTGGTTGAGAATCAACTCGACTTGTCTTCTGAAGACTTAGACTATAGTTACACAGTAGAAGGCGATATTGGCTTTTATGCCGATGCCATACAAATGGCGCGCGTATTTCAGAATTTAATGGTGAATGCCATTAAATATAAGTACGAGAGTCGTCCAGTTAACATAAAGGTTCATGGGCGTTTAGAAAACAATAGGGCCATAATTTTGTTCTCGGATGATGGGCCGGGCGTACCTGAAGATGCCTTGATACATATATTTTCACCCTTTAAACGGCTTGTGGGTAAAGAAAAAGAAGGTTCAGGCATGGGGCTCGCTATTTGTCGCCAAATTGTTCAAAAGCACCAAGGGTCTATCCATGCATTATCCGGCCAAGGCCCAGGCTTGACGATTGAAATTAGCCTACCGGCCAAACCGCGAGGGTTAAACGGATGAGTAATGATTTAATAGTGATCGTTGTTGTAGAAGATGATCCGGATGACCAATACCTGATCCAAAAAGCATTATCGAGCGTAGAATTGGACTTGGATATTCGATTTATTGGCAATGGGCTCGAAGCCGTGCAATTTTTTGAAAGCTCAATAGCCAAGGCAGACGTAGCCAACAGCCTTGTTCTACTCGATTTAAATTTACCCGGGGCTTCAGGTTTAGAGGTGCTTAAGTCAATAAAGTCAGATCCAGAATACCAGCCGTTGCCAGTCGTCATTTTAACCACGTCTGAATTCGATGCCGAAAAACAATCCGCTAAAGCGCTAGGCGCTAGTGATTACATTGTAAAGCCTGATGACATAAATCGTTTCAAAGAAGTGTTGAGTCACGTTATTAAGGCCTATGTAAAAAACGGGGAAACTGAATGATCAATAATATTAAGTTATTGAGTGTCGAAGATGATCCTGATGATGTATACATCTTACAATCTATGTTAGAAAAAGATAAACATACGGTATTTAACTTTACTCATGTAAAAACCATGCACGCCGCGAGCAAAGCGCTCATTAGCGAAAAATTTGATGCAGCCTTGTTAGATTTAGGCTTACCCGACAGCCATGGACCAGAGTCTATTCGTCTCCTTGCGCAGCAGTTCCCTGAGCTCCCTATTATTGTGGTGACCGACCACGATTCGGTAGAGCTGGAAGAAAAGCTAATAGACTTAGGCGCCGAAGACTTCATTTCGAAACGAGATTTAACGAATGGTCTGTTATCACGCGTCATTCGACTTTCAATAGAGCGTAAGCAGCTTCAACTACGAATCGAAAGAAGTGCTCTGATCGATGATTTAACGGGTTTATACAATCGGCAAAGTTTTTATCAGCACTTAAGTGCGGGTATAGCGCAAGCGAATCGCAGCGAGTTTAAAATTGCAGTCTTTTTTATTGATTTAGATAAATTCAAACACATTAATGATGAATATGGCCACCGTGTAGGTGATCAAGCGCTTAAGCAATTCAGTGATTTTATCAAATTGAACTCAAGGGAATCGGATATCGCAGCACGTATAGGTGGAGATGAATTTGCCATTGCGATTTTTAATTATGAATCAACAGAAGATTTAGAGCGTTACTTTGACCGATTGTTTTCTGAGCAGCCTATTGAAATATCTGCACAAAAGAATGACAAAGACTTTAAATTTGATCTGAATTTTTCAACCGGTATATGCGAGTGGACACCCGGTGATTCTGTTGATAAGTTAATAGAATCAGCCGATACCGATATGTATCGGACCAAACGACATAAATCAGAATAGTACTTCGCTGTCTACTTCTGTGGCTCACTTGTTGGGCTAATAACCGGTTAGAGATTGATTAAGATGACACGAGAATATGACCTCATATTAATGGGGGCGACCAGCTTTGTAGGTCAAATAACCTATAGACGATTAGCTGAGTATATCCACCAAAAAGATCCAACCTTAACTTTTGCGATAGCGGGCCGCTCCACTGAAAAACTAGCTTCAGTGCAACGAGATGTGTCGCAACGGCTCAATCTGAAGCTCGATACCCCAATGATAACGGTTAACTCGATGAACGCAGCCGATATGAAGCGGGTTGCTCAGTCTGCGAAAGTTGTTATTTCTACCGTGGGGCCATTCGATCAATATGGTGAACAGTTAGTAAAAGCCTGTGCCGAAAATGGCACTC from Reinekea marina includes the following:
- a CDS encoding fibronectin type III domain-containing protein — translated: MKVSFINLFVTLLLAAALTGCDVSAFGANGGDVTLYWQAPIERANGEPMPRDEIGGYEIRYKHVKDSSYTTIVVQGNSQTQLVIPEVPYPDQYVFEVAVFDTNGIYSDFVVAK
- the glmU gene encoding bifunctional UDP-N-acetylglucosamine diphosphorylase/glucosamine-1-phosphate N-acetyltransferase GlmU; its protein translation is MDVSVVVLAAGQGSRMKSSLPKVLHTLAGKPLCDHVVNTARQFSNDINIVVGHGASLVESYFAEQDVKFCTQAEQLGTGHAVAQALPNLPKTGVVLVLYGDVPLTKAATLKALMEQVSDKSMGLLSVIVSDPTGYGRIVRDENDKVSAIVEHKDANQVQLAINEVNSGIIAVPAWTLHEWLPKLSNNNAQGEYYLTDLIEMAVQQGIEVKTVHPDHEEETLGVNNRMQLAQLERWHQQQQAEALMTEGVTLRDPLRLDIRGVLNAGQDCIIDVNCVFEGKVTLGANVQIGPNCVIKNATIGAGTVIEANTVIDDAIIGESANIGPFARIRPGTEMANGTKVGNFVETKKAKIGEGSKVNHLSYIGDTEIGEHSNVGAGTITCNYDGVNKFKTQIGSNAFVGSNSTLVAPVVIESGAFIGAGSVITKTAAADQLTVGRARQVSLSHWQKPTKQAK
- the glmS gene encoding glutamine--fructose-6-phosphate transaminase (isomerizing) — protein: MCGIVGAVAQRDVVEILVEGLRRLEYRGYDSAGVAIIDGDQLNRVRRVGKVSELSNAIAETPVLGGTGIAHTRWATHGEPNEKNAHPHVSGENIAVVHNGIIENHGPLRKRLQEEGYVFASDTDTEVIAHLIELELKTSDSLLEAVQKTRKQLEGAYGTVVIDRRDPSRMVVARSGSPLVVGLGIGENFIASDQLALLPVTQNFMYLEEGDVAEITRQTVRIVDINDKEVTREAKVSDVTHDAGDKGPFKHFMMKEIHEQPEAITNSLEGRITETGVVTETFGAGANELLSGIEHVQIVACGTSYNSGMVARYWFEEIAGVTCQVEIASEYRYRTSVVPKNALFITLSQSGETADTLAALTKAKTQGYASTLSICNVPGSSLVRESDLAFMMRAGVEIGVASSKAFTVQLVGLMLLVLSIAKHRGVDEAIIANIVKGLRELPGQIQQSLSLEPVIEALAEDFADKHHALFLGRGSQYPIAMEGALKLKEISYIHAEAYAAGELKHGPLALIDSDMPVIVVAPNNDLLEKLSSNMEEVRARGGQLYVFADKNAHFEAGEGLKLIELDHIDDALAPILYTIPLQLLSYYVAIIKGTDVDQPRNLAKSVTVE
- a CDS encoding GGDEF domain-containing protein; its protein translation is MGVVSADPLTNVRVQLKWLHQYQFAGFYAAISQGYFEDAGLNVTLIEGGPSLDPVDEVLAGQAEFGVGNSSLLVAYLEGKPVVMVAAIFQHTPFAILARNKAGINTIKDLEGKTLMGEVHADELMAFLLAQGVDINKINLVPHTGNIRSLIPGSTPEIHASTSYLSTEPFLAVQVGLDYQIFSPNEYGIDYYGDSLFTSRAFADENPETVVAMKQALLKGWQYAAANSEEVISDILENYSTDKSRLALTFEAQTINNLLEDEMIEIGYISQSRLNNIATLFTATGLVNETKDLKPFLFQPAEQAPKWVGYTLLALAAISVVSTVIATRIYHLNQQRIAELNKRKELEILLTEQARTDPLTNLANRRWFEDVGSKSVEQALRHKRSLGVIMIDVDQFKPINDLHGHHFGDQCLRTLSAILLDCIRAGDLAARLGGDEFVLLLPDANEDVADAIRNRLLEQLRNHPIQTNEVEPIILSVSMGIGWLEQTDNGLADVIHRADQDMYANKESN
- a CDS encoding PAS domain S-box protein → MDFLSTNFMPHGQCYFWQPTLLLSHVMADLVISASYFSIPIAIWIFIKKRPDIEFRRVLSLFAAFILLCGITHLYNVYVVWVGSYGVQAILKSMTALVSFTTAIYIFKLLPNAIALPTRDEWEAMKVSAIEKRYKDESESFFSVIADSLHDGIVVCDRKLKVVMANAAANRIFLNGQGSLVGHEVAELIPDSVHHHDAFAEQFFSMPHEYQHPMAHGRTIKAKSFGGDEIDIRVKLSQFEYFDESMVAVSVEQNEQNESSEQNEKYQRTMRALASVSDGAWEWNIKTDEVWWNAKHAELIGVDVNAKPSVELWLNHIHMEDRKRVLEYINDSIKRSGDYQIEYLGLTPEGNYNWFRSRGKVYQFNNESVFMSGMLSNIQHTHQLQAELDNKTEFLNRVIDSTVANLFVFNVNANRITYVNKTLSKTLGYIVEMLAHIKNPFELIHPQDRQPLKIHVQNVLRKPEVSHEIVVRVRHKNGQWVWCYCENKVNDVDTTGRPNSFLGAFIDISDLKEKEQAIQAWAADFYSIFNQAAVGIALVSLEGTFKRVNEKLCEMWGYPEAVLLKKSFLEITYPDDLETDLKHVNALLAGEYDSYTLEKRYISADGAIFWALLTVKLVRDSEGKASHFISVIEDIDSMKETERALSESNKALEIFAFTASHDLQEPLRKIKTFSGLLQERLKGKLDEPEAQFELGRLSGAANRMSKLITSILELSRASQVQLDIQETSLSELFLLVENQLDLSSEDLDYSYTVEGDIGFYADAIQMARVFQNLMVNAIKYKYESRPVNIKVHGRLENNRAIILFSDDGPGVPEDALIHIFSPFKRLVGKEKEGSGMGLAICRQIVQKHQGSIHALSGQGPGLTIEISLPAKPRGLNG
- a CDS encoding response regulator gives rise to the protein MSNDLIVIVVVEDDPDDQYLIQKALSSVELDLDIRFIGNGLEAVQFFESSIAKADVANSLVLLDLNLPGASGLEVLKSIKSDPEYQPLPVVILTTSEFDAEKQSAKALGASDYIVKPDDINRFKEVLSHVIKAYVKNGETE
- a CDS encoding GGDEF domain-containing protein produces the protein MINNIKLLSVEDDPDDVYILQSMLEKDKHTVFNFTHVKTMHAASKALISEKFDAALLDLGLPDSHGPESIRLLAQQFPELPIIVVTDHDSVELEEKLIDLGAEDFISKRDLTNGLLSRVIRLSIERKQLQLRIERSALIDDLTGLYNRQSFYQHLSAGIAQANRSEFKIAVFFIDLDKFKHINDEYGHRVGDQALKQFSDFIKLNSRESDIAARIGGDEFAIAIFNYESTEDLERYFDRLFSEQPIEISAQKNDKDFKFDLNFSTGICEWTPGDSVDKLIESADTDMYRTKRHKSE